The genomic segment AGGGTTTTTAAACACGATCTCCTTAATTCTAAGAGACTGATGCACAACTGATGGAAATTCAGGCATATTTCAggagttggtgtgtgtttggagccAAATAACAATCCTGATCCAACCAGATTTCAAATGTTTGGCTGCTGCAAATCCTGAATCATTGaatcattgattgattgaattaaatGGGACTGCAGAGCCTCAAAGGAGGCGTGCAGAACTATCGGAAAACATCGTAAAGACATCACATCGATGTGTGCATTAAAACAGGATCTAATTCCTAATATTAGAAGTGTGAAGGAATTAAGTGTGAaggaatttaaagaaaaatgttttgcatgAGGAACATCCTCGTCCAGCCTCTctggaatttttttgaaaatgcaccATAAATGACGTGAAGGAGACCTTCATCCCTCCGGATCTACGTCTCACCTGAGCGTCCGTCAGCCCGAGCATGGCagccagctgcttcctgtccgGCTTGGTGACATATTTCTGGATCTCGAATCTCTTCTCCAGACCTTTCCTCTGCAGGTTTGAGAACACCGCCCTCGACCACGAGCGTTTCCTCTTGTACGTCTGCGGCATGGTGTCTTTGGTGAGCACGGCGTAAGGGCCTGGAAGACACGAAGGGGAGGTGAGGTTTTTAGAAgccaaaaatgaagaaaaaaaaagaagaacagaaagcATGGAGGAGCACATTTTCACTGCAGGTGCCTCcagatggacccccccccccctgcagcttcctgtctgctgcagggCCTAAACATGGTGGCTACCTGGGAAGGTGTCCTGAAACTGATGCTGGCCTGattgcctgctgctgctgctgctgcctagTGAACTCATCATGGAGGGCGCGTCGCTCATCCCGGGGTCTATGGAGAAGTACTGGCTGGCCGCAGGCTGAACGGGGATATGGATCCCTGACTGACGGTTCGAGCTAACGATGGACGTGAGATCTGTTACAGAGCGAGAGATGAGTTATCGCAGTGACACAacctcaggaggaggagaaggggggaCATAAATGGTCTGGTATTTAGAAACATCAACCAGCCTGTGCCTGGAAAGCGTCCTCCAGCTGatcctgacccctgacctctctGGTTTGGGGGGCAAAAGCTTTAAGGAGTCCCCACAGGGCTCCTTAAAGTGCATATTAAGAGGCTATTTGCGTTCTCACTGCTCTATAAATAAGTTTCTGAGTGTTATAAACTGACTTTTCACATGAGAGATGTGCggttttaatttgttgtttcaAGCTGGGACATTCTTACTTGATTAtagcatttaaaaataactcCAAGGCCGTAAAAACACACTCCTTTTATTTGTATTCTTCGCTTAGAAGCGTCACTGGTCTTTTTTGGGGTAATAAAATATCTCCTCTCACCTCTTAGTGACGACTTTTCTCTGCCTTTTGGATCAAAATCTGTCGACAATATCCGATCAATTCCGAATTTGAGGTCTTTGCTTGAAGGCGGAGGAGCTTGTTGGGAGTTGAACGCAGTCCTGGAGACTGATGTCAGCTGTAGTCCGTGTCTGTGGTAGGGGGACGCCGGGCTCACCCTGGCGCCGTACACCGAGGGCTCCGCCGCCACGGGAGCGGGGCGCAGCGGCGAGGAGCCGGAGTGGCCCTGCTGCGCGCGgtggtggtgctgctggtggtgatggtgggggggtCCCATATGCACCATGAGGGCCGACGAACCCTGGATGTTCTCCGCATCTCCAGCTTGCAAAATGTCTGCGATGCAAAACGAAGGTTTCTTCATCGAATCCACAGCGAAGCCCCCCGCGCAGTACGCGGACCAGAGGCTAAAATTGGATGCGTAAAACGGGTTGAGCCCGGCCGTATACATCCCGATCACCTCGAATGCGTCTTAGTGCGTGTCAGAAGAAGGCATCAACGGACAGGgcatgtaggaaaaaaaaaaaaaaaaaaagggagagtgAGCGCGTTTTTACGGGGGATAGATGACCGTCCGCTGCGCGCCAGTGCCAAAAACTCTCTCCCGACTCTGAAATACAAACCCTACAGTTCCACTGTGAAGTTCCTCCGCTGACACTGATTGGTTGCTTCAAGAACCAATGGCTGTTGCGCTTTGGCTCATATCACGCCCTTGTAAGCGAGGACGATGTGTAACACACATGATCGGGACACTTGGACCAATTTTGAGCCGGAGATGATGGATTGATCACTTAAAGAGAACCTCCGCCCATCAGCgcgcacagaaaaaaaaaacattatctcCACTGACACCCGCCTTCATTTTggtgtgtattattttttttaattttattttgggatgtaaataaattaaatctcaCACGCACCAGACTACAAACCACTTCGAGGAAAGTTTTGGAACAGTTTACTGCTTTTTGGAAAGAAACCGAAGAAACGAGGAAcaggttgtaaaaaaaaacaaacaaataacatatttaatgattaaacgtgagggggggggggaacgcGCAATCACAAAAGcccggaggggggggggtctattaAGCTGCAGCTCATCCTGTTTTTGATGGGCTGTGATTCGCGTTAAATGAGCGGATATTCCTGCTAGATTTACCCCCGAAATAGAAgctattttagtatttttaggATACAGAAGAAATCCTTATTTCTtccggagaggaggagggggggtatTTTATAATGACTGTTAGAACTTCCCTTTTTCAATATTTGTGCTACTTTATCTCGACCTGCAAGTCGCACGGTGACGCAAATCCGTCCCCGCGCTCATAATAAACAGAGGAAACCTATTCCCCTCCGAAACGAAAACACAATTAACTTCAGAGACttcatccccccccccgccctcccgTGGGGGGGAGCCCGGGACGACGACGTTTAGGAATGGAGAAAACTTATTTTCCAtgcagggaaattagttttgATAGATTCTGGaggaatattttaaattccCGAAAAAGagcgtttctttttttaaaattttttatttattcatttattttatcggtttctattatttaaaaaaaaagccggTGTTagttcattttaactttgattttAAACTTCTCCTCGCCTTCACACTGATCGGacacctccccccccctctctcctgcTCCGTCTCCTCCTGTTTCTCCTGCATCTGCAGGAACAATGGCTTCAGAGGCCGCGTTCATTTGGTCTCGATGCGGGCGGATGGGCCGTGACCCTGACTGCCTCCTATCATGCTGTTTTCGAGTGACACTTTTCCGGGTT from the Antennarius striatus isolate MH-2024 chromosome 19, ASM4005453v1, whole genome shotgun sequence genome contains:
- the hlx1 gene encoding H2.0-like homeobox protein isoform X1, translated to MYTAGLNPFYASNFSLWSAYCAGGFAVDSMKKPSFCIADILQAGDAENIQGSSALMVHMGPPHHHHQQHHHRAQQGHSGSSPLRPAPVAAEPSVYGARVSPASPYHRHGLQLTSVSRTAFNSQQAPPPSSKDLKFGIDRILSTDFDPKGREKSSLRDLTSIVSSNRQSGIHIPVQPAASQYFSIDPGMSDAPSMMSSLGSSSSSRQSGQHQFQDTFPGPYAVLTKDTMPQTYKRKRSWSRAVFSNLQRKGLEKRFEIQKYVTKPDRKQLAAMLGLTDAQVKVWFQNRRMKWRHSKEAQAQKDKEKEQPEKSASEAGGRESKEPPESECESEEGGSECESDEVPEENPDGRLDVSELNKTSVIMSGGAPASSAQAPASAPDTPPSQILI
- the hlx1 gene encoding H2.0-like homeobox protein isoform X2 — its product is MYTAGLNPFYASNFSLWSAYCAGGFAVDSMKKPSFCIADILQAGDAENIQGSSALMVHMGPPHHHHQQHHHRAQQGHSGSSPLRPAPVAAEPSVYGARVSPASPYHRHGLQLTSVSRTAFNSQQAPPPSSKDLKFGIDRILSTDFDPKGREKSSLRGPYAVLTKDTMPQTYKRKRSWSRAVFSNLQRKGLEKRFEIQKYVTKPDRKQLAAMLGLTDAQVKVWFQNRRMKWRHSKEAQAQKDKEKEQPEKSASEAGGRESKEPPESECESEEGGSECESDEVPEENPDGRLDVSELNKTSVIMSGGAPASSAQAPASAPDTPPSQILI